The Bos indicus isolate NIAB-ARS_2022 breed Sahiwal x Tharparkar chromosome 28, NIAB-ARS_B.indTharparkar_mat_pri_1.0, whole genome shotgun sequence genome has a window encoding:
- the LOC109553859 gene encoding LOW QUALITY PROTEIN: zinc finger protein 33B-like (The sequence of the model RefSeq protein was modified relative to this genomic sequence to represent the inferred CDS: deleted 1 base in 1 codon): protein MAGRPDQGAAQTRIEQKFQGLVSFKDVIVGFTQEEWQHLDSTQRSLYRDVMLENYRNLVSVGFCITKPEVIFRLEQGEEPWILEEEFLNQSFSEVWKTDHMKERSHENQPKHVWEVVLINNKRLTKEQGNVLGKSLELDTDSFPYRKILCQCVSCGMSFNYISELVIDKKNSLGKKTDEFNACGKLLLSIKHEKTHTREKNEYFKSGKIVSHKEDSVQLEKIQTLEQNFEYNIHQESFNEKVVLNTYKTEITEENDCAYDEYGRRFCDSSSFLFHQTAPSEENHYEFGDCGKSLCLKSSLLKHDGAHLKHCEYGESGNNFRRKFYLSQLQKTQKGEKHFECNECGKAFWEKSHLTRHQRIHTGEKNFQCNECGKTFWEKSNLTKHQRSHTGEKPYECSECGKAFSHKSALTLHQRTHTGEKPYQCNACGKTFYQKSDLTKHQRTHTGLKPYECYECGKSFCMNSHLTVHQRTHTGEKPFECPECGKSFCQKSHLTQHQRTHIGDKPYECNACGKTFYHKSVLTRHQIIHTGLKPYECYECGKTFCLKSDLTVHQRTHTGEKPFACPECGKFFSHKSTLSQHYRIHTGEKPYECHECGKIFYNKSYLTKHNRTHTGEKPYECNECGKTFCQKSQLTQHQRIHIGEKPYECSECGKAFCHKSALIVHQRTHIEEKPYKCNECGKSFCVKSGLTLHQRKHTGEKPYECNECGKSFSHKSSLTVHHRAHTGEKSCQCNECGKIFYRKSDLAKHQRSHTGEKPYECNTCQKTFSQKSNLIVHQRTHIGENLIIEVNIRNVEPQFSTYSISENSHYGESSVDILNV, encoded by the exons ATTGAACAGAAATTCCAGGGATTAGTATCCTTTAAGGATGTGATTGTGGGCTTCACCCAGGAGGAGTGGCAGCACCTGGACTCAACTCAAAGGTCCTTGTATAgagatgtgatgctggagaactacAGGAACCTTGTCTCAGTGG GGTTTTGTATTACCAAACCAGAGGTGATCTTCAGGCTGGAGCAAGGAGAAGAGCCATGGATATTGGAGGAAGAATTCCTAAACCAAAGCTTCTCAG aaGTCTGGAAAACTGATCACATGAAAGAAAGGAGCCATGAAAACCAGCCTAAACATGTATGGGAAGTTGTATTGATCAATAACAAAAGGCTGACTAAAGAACAAGGTAATGTACTAGGGAAGTCACTTGAATTGGACACAGATTCTTTTCCTTACAGAAAAATACTCTGTCAGTGTGTCTCATGTGGAATGAGCTTCAACTATATTTCAGAATTGGTTATCGATAAGAAAAACTCTTTAGGGAAAAAGACTGATGAATTTAATGCCTGTGGAAAACTGCTACTCAGTATTAAACATGAGAAAACTCAtactagagaaaaaaatgaatattttaaaagtggaaaaattGTCAGTCATAAAGAGGATTCTGTTCAGCTTGAGAAGATTCAAACTTTAGAGCAAAATTTCGAATATAACATACATCAAGAATCCTTCAATGAAAAGGTAGTACTCAATACATACAAGACAGAGATCACTGAAGAGAATGACTGTGCCTATGATGAATATGGGAGAAGATTCTGTGATAGCTCATCCTTCTTGTTCCATCAGACAGCTCCCTCAGAGGAAAATCACTATGAATTTGGTGATTGTGGGAAATCCTTATGTCTGAAGTCCTCCCTTTTAAAACATGATGGGGCACATTTGAAACACTGTGAATATGGTGAAAGTGGGAATAATTTCAGGAGGAAGTTCTACCTCTCACAGCTTCAGAAAACTCAAAAAGGAGAGAAGCACtttgaatgtaatgaatgtgggaaagcttttTGGGAGAAGTCACACCTCACTCGACATCAGAGgattcacacaggagagaaaaacTTTCAATGTAATGAGTGTGGAAAAACTTTCTGGGAGAAATCAAACCTCACTAAACATCAGAGGTCACACACAGGGGAGAAACCGTAtgaatgcagtgaatgtgggaaagcgTTCAGCCACAAGTCAGCCCTCACGTTACACCAGAGAACACATACGGGGGAGAAACCCTATCAGTGTAATGCATGTGGGAAAACTTTTTATCAGAAGTCAGACCTCACTAAACATCAGAGAACACACACAGGACTAAAACCCTATGAATGTTatgaatgtgggaaatctttcTGTATGAATTCACACCTTACAGTACATCAGAGAACTCATACAGGGGAGAAACCCTTTGAATGTCCTGAGTGTGGGAAGTCTTTCTGTCAGAAGTCACATCTTACACAACATCAGAGAACTCACATAGGAGataaaccctatgaatgtaatgCATGTGGGAAAACTTTCTACCACAAGTCAGTACTCACCAGGCATCAGATAATACATACAGGTTTGAAACCTTATGAATGTTACGAATGTGGGAAAACCTTTTGCTTGAAGTCTGACCTCACAGTACATCAGAGaactcacacaggagagaaacccttTGCGTGCCCTGAGTGTGGGAAATTTTTCAGCCATAAGTCAACCCTATCTCAACACTATAGAATCCATACAggggagaaaccctatgaatgtcaCGAATGTGGAAAAATCTTCTATAATAAATCTTACCTAACAAAACATAATAGAACACATacaggggagaagccctatgAGTGCAACGAATGTGGGAAAACCTTCTGCCAGAAGTCACAGCTCACTCAGCACCAGAGAATTCACATAggggagaaaccctatgaatgcaGTGAGTGTGGAaaggctttctgccataagtcaGCTCTGATTGTACATCAGAGAACACATATAGAAGAAAAGCCCTATAAATGTAACGAATGTGGAAAATCTTTTTGTGTGAAGTCAGGACTTACTCTGCATCAGAGGAAGCACACAGGAGAAAAGCCCtatgaatgtaatgaatgtgggaaatcCTTTAGTCACAAATCATCACTCACAGTACATCACAGGGCTCACACAGGAGAGAAGTCTTGtcaatgtaatgaatgtgggaaaaTTTTTTACCGTAAATCAGACCTCGCTAAACATCAGAGATcacacacaggggagaagccctatgAATGTAACACATGTCAGAAAACCTTTTCTCAGAAGTCAAACCTTATTGTACATCAGCGAACGCACATAGGAGAA AACCTTATAATTGAAGTGAATATTAGAAATGTTGAGCCACAATTCAGCACCTACTCCATTTCAGAGAATTCACACTATGGAGAAAGCTCTGTTGATATCCTGAATGTTTAA